In Spirosoma pollinicola, the genomic window ACGTGAGTATGCCGTTTACGAATCGGCGTTTGCCAGCATATTGGGTATCATGGTCTTTAATTTTTTGTTGCTGAGCCGGGGGTCTGTTCTGGAAGCTGTTTGGCTGTTTACGCGAGATACCCTTTTCATGGCGCTTATCTCCCTGATTTGCTGCTTCGGGCTGCTTTACCTGATTGGTCGTATCAATCACCGAATCAAATTTCTTCCCATTATATCTGTGCTTTTTCTGGTCTACGCTTTGGCCGAAATCAACCACCTGTCGTCTTTATTGTTAATTCTTATTTTTGGCTTGTTTCTCAACAATACAGAATTGTTTATTCGTGGACGATTAAGTCTGATTCTTAAAAATGACTTGTTCGAGAAAGAACTTGATCAACTCAAAAATCTGACGGCCGAGGGCTCTTTTGTTGTGCGGACCTTTTTCTATCTGATTTTAGGCTATGCCGCTATCCCCAGTGAGTTAGTCGATACCGATGCAATGATCGTTAGTGCGTTGTTTATGGTCATTATCATTGCCTGGCGCTGGGTAACACTCCGGCTAACGTATTGGGGCGTTTCGAGTCCGTTATTGTGGATTGCTCCACGGGGTCTAATTACGATCCTGCTCTATTTGAATATCCCCGAAGATTTACGATTACAGGGTTTCCGCGAAGGGATCCCTATGGTAGTTGTTACCTTATCCTACCTGGTTGTCATGACAGGCGTATTGGGAAGTAAACCCGTGGGGGATGGAGAGTGAGGAGTGAAGAATAGTTAATTGTTTAAATTATTCTTCACTCTTCATTCAATTTAAGTATTGCCGGAAAGACCACCAGCGTCTTGATTTTAAATAGACCAGGTTATCTTCATTCGCGAAGGCTTCCCGTTCAAAACTGATGTTGCGATAAGCGTTGTAATGCTTCCTGTACTGAAACCGGCGAATAAGATACTCGACGGTATACCAGAGATAAAAAAGAACGATGCCTAGTTCGGCTTGCTGGCGCAGATGAATTCGTTCGTGGTTCAACAGGACAGGGCCCGGATTTGGATGCCTAACCAAAATAAACGGGAAAAGAGCCATCCCATCGGGGCCAAGTGAAGCAACGTGAATGACGAACATAGATACGGATAGCTGAATAGATACCTAACAGGAAGTAAGGCAAATTTGATCAATAACAGGCAAATTTGCGCTTAGTTTCCCTTTACCTGTTGCGCTTCCCTATTGTCGTCCTTGTACTTACACAGCATGAGCTGAAAACTTTTTCTATGACGTTACTACTTACAGGTTTTTTTATTATTGGTTATTTACTGATTAGCTTCGAACACTCGATTAAGATCAACAAAACAGCTACAGCACTCATTACAGGTATCGTTTGCTGGGCTGCCTATGCGCTATTGGCAACAAATGCCGAAGCTGTTGGGCATCAACTGGAACACCACCTGACTGACACGGCCGAAATTCTGTTTTTCCTGATGGGAGCCATGACGGTTGTTGAACTGATTGATGTACATGATGGCTTTACACTCATCACCGACCGTATTGCCAGCCGAAACATTCGTTCATTACTTTGGATTATCAGTCTGCTTTCGTTTTTTTTGTCGGCCCTTTTAGACAACCTCACAACATCTATTGTTATGGTGTCTGTTGCTCGCAAGCTCATTCGGAATGCCGAAGATCGACGTGTTGTGGCGGGCATGATAATCGTTGCGGCCAACGCAGGTGGTGCCTGGTCGCCCATTGGCGACGTGACAACAACCATGCTCTGGATTGGCGGACAAATTACCACGGTCAATATCATACGGACCGTAGTACTTCCCAGCCTGGTGTCCTTACTGGTGCCATTGGCCGTGTTGACCCGCTATTACAAATCTGAATCAGAGAGTAAAGCCCCAACAGTAAAGTCGGGGGCGAGTCGACCTTACGTAACGCCAACCTCCCGACGCGAGCGACGAATCATGCTGGCCATCGGCCTGGGTGGAATGCTGTTTGTGCCAATTTTCAAGACGCTCACCCATTTGCCCCCCTATATGGGCATGATGCTGGTACTGGGCCTGATCTGGGTAGCATCAGAAGTGCTGCATAGTGACAAGGACGAAGCCGAACGGAAGAAATTCACTGCGGCCTATGCCCTAAGCCGTATCGACACACCCAGTATTTTGTTTTTCCTTGGTATTTTATTGGCCGTAGGTGCGCTGGAGTCAACGGGTATTCTACGATCGCTGGCCGGATCACTTAGTCAGGCCGTTGGTAATCTGGATGTAATTATTTTCATGATTGGCGTTGTATCGGCGGTGGTTGATAACGTGCCTATTGTGGCGGCCACAATGGGTATGTATGATCTGAATACTTACGCGGTCGATACCAAAATCTGGACCTTTCTGGCGTATTGTGCCGGTACTGGCGGGAGCTTACTACTTATTGGATCGGCAGCGGGAGTGGCTGTTATGGGCATGGAAAAGCTGGCTTTTGGCTGGTATCTGCGTAAGATCAGCTGGCTTGCCTTACTTGGTTATGTGGCTGGTGCACTGGTCTTTTTGGTGGAGTTCGCGCTGACTGCCTGACCAACGGAATCCCTTTTCGTGTATCTTGTCGTTTCAGACCTGATAACTTAACTTTGATCTTGTACATCACCGAAAAATCATGAAAAAGCTACTATTAATTGTAAGCGCTTTTGCTCTGTTTTTGCCGTCAGCTGTTGCCCAAACGACACCAACGGCCGATGAGATAATCGACAAATACATTGCGGCCATTGGGGGAAAGGATGCGCTGGCGAAAGTGACGGATTTAACGACCAGCATGTCTAGTGAAGGCCAGAATGGCGCTATCATTATGATTACGCGGAAGCAGAAATTGCCCAATATGTTCTCGATGTTAATCAACGCCAACGGTATGGAGGTAATGCGACAAACCGGCGATGGCTCAAAAGTGCAGATGGGGGGGATGCAGGGCAGCCGTACGCTCGAAGGCCCGGCAGCCCTGCAAATGACCATAATGAGCACGCTTTTCCCTGAATTGCACTATGTCGAAAACGGGGTAAAGACGACGCTGGTTGGCCCCGAAAAAGTGGATGGCAAAGATACCTACAAGCTTAGCCACACTACTGCAGAAGGAACACCGACCTGGACCGATAATTTCGACGTTGCAACGGGGCTAAAAGTACAGGCGGTCACGACGGCCAAATCGCCACAGGGCGAAATGACGACTACCAGCGTGTTTTCAGATTACAAAGAGGTAAATGGTATCAAGTTTCCGATGACCATCTTACAGCAGTCGCCACGGGGGCCAATGACGATGACCGTCGACAATGTAAAAGTCAACAAAGGCATCAAAGACTCTGAATTTACGGTGAAGTAAATAGAACCTGATTTTATAAGAAAAGCCGCTGAAATTGAATTTCAGCGGCTTTTCTATTCACGTTCGTTTATCGTTAGTATGTAACTGGTGTTGTTGAACGAACACGCGTGCCAAAACCGAGCCGTAGCCCTGCATACCAGCCCGATAACTGAATGGCCGGGTTGTTTGCACTGATTTCATGACTGGCATCGAGGGGAGATCGACCGGTGAACCGGTATCCGGCATCCAGACCGATAACAAATGAACGTTCCATCGTAGAACAATCGAGTTGTCGCTGGCTGTAAGGTATGCGCAAGTGGGCAGTCAAACCAGCGTCGATACCCCCGCTGCTGGTTCGAAGCGTAGCCTTCTGGGTACTACCCGGATTCGTTAATATCGTATTGAGCGATGGGGCAGTACTGCTCACGGGCTCGACACCTAAATGAAATGGGATGGTGATGATGCTTAACTGAGGCCCTAATTGAAATTTTTCTGAATGAATTAAGCTGTATGTACCACCGATCTTAAAATAGTAAAACCCGGACGTTGCTTTATATGCGCCGTTCGTAACACGCTGACCAGACCCAAACGATAAGCCAAATTCTGATTGAAAAGCTAATGGCTTGTTGGCGCGTGAAAATTGAGAGGTTACACTAATGACAGGAACCTGCGATGATAGGTTGCCGTACCCAGCCTGTTGTAAGGCTTGATTCAATTCGCCTAAGTTGACACCCTGCATACCAAGGCGATAAGTTGTGATGGCATCGTAATTGCTCCAGCGAGAAACCGATCGCTGTGCCATTGCGGGGTTAAATAAAACCAGTGACAGGGCTACTATTTTCAGGTAAACGTTTAGGGTTTTCATAAGCTGTAGAGATGTTTTTATGTAAAGCTAAACGACTGATAGTCTGATTGTCCAGGGCTGTGAAAATTTAATGTGTTTTGTGTTACCAGGTGAATTTTGAACGTAACTCTAACAGCCCTTAATGAATAGGACGTGTGAAAAG contains:
- a CDS encoding sodium:proton exchanger, translating into MDSSILIIVLSLSVLISYAFDLFSSRFKTPSVLLLLLLGMIIRQATQYFDVQVPYVTTILPTLGTLGLILLVLEGGLDLELHTDRLSVLRRTSLASLLAIVGGTLLMAGMLYLLLNDSFYHCLIAALPFSIISSSVTVQRLDQLSGVQREYAVYESAFASILGIMVFNFLLLSRGSVLEAVWLFTRDTLFMALISLICCFGLLYLIGRINHRIKFLPIISVLFLVYALAEINHLSSLLLILIFGLFLNNTELFIRGRLSLILKNDLFEKELDQLKNLTAEGSFVVRTFFYLILGYAAIPSELVDTDAMIVSALFMVIIIAWRWVTLRLTYWGVSSPLLWIAPRGLITILLYLNIPEDLRLQGFREGIPMVVVTLSYLVVMTGVLGSKPVGDGE
- a CDS encoding LolA-like protein, with translation MKKLLLIVSAFALFLPSAVAQTTPTADEIIDKYIAAIGGKDALAKVTDLTTSMSSEGQNGAIIMITRKQKLPNMFSMLINANGMEVMRQTGDGSKVQMGGMQGSRTLEGPAALQMTIMSTLFPELHYVENGVKTTLVGPEKVDGKDTYKLSHTTAEGTPTWTDNFDVATGLKVQAVTTAKSPQGEMTTTSVFSDYKEVNGIKFPMTILQQSPRGPMTMTVDNVKVNKGIKDSEFTVK
- the nhaD gene encoding sodium:proton antiporter NhaD, whose translation is MTLLLTGFFIIGYLLISFEHSIKINKTATALITGIVCWAAYALLATNAEAVGHQLEHHLTDTAEILFFLMGAMTVVELIDVHDGFTLITDRIASRNIRSLLWIISLLSFFLSALLDNLTTSIVMVSVARKLIRNAEDRRVVAGMIIVAANAGGAWSPIGDVTTTMLWIGGQITTVNIIRTVVLPSLVSLLVPLAVLTRYYKSESESKAPTVKSGASRPYVTPTSRRERRIMLAIGLGGMLFVPIFKTLTHLPPYMGMMLVLGLIWVASEVLHSDKDEAERKKFTAAYALSRIDTPSILFFLGILLAVGALESTGILRSLAGSLSQAVGNLDVIIFMIGVVSAVVDNVPIVAATMGMYDLNTYAVDTKIWTFLAYCAGTGGSLLLIGSAAGVAVMGMEKLAFGWYLRKISWLALLGYVAGALVFLVEFALTA